One part of the Truepera radiovictrix DSM 17093 genome encodes these proteins:
- a CDS encoding ABC transporter permease, producing MSAPLRAAPRAPRFDLRALGPLIGLVALFVAGALINPVFLSPTNLFNVLTRSAFIGIIAVGATFVIISGGLDLSVGSMAAFIAGVMIIAMNSAVATFGAGVVTVLLGIGVSLLLGLFAGLLNGLIITRGKIAAFIVTLGTLGIFRSLVTYLADGGTLSLDFGVRGVYGPVYTGSLLGVPYPVLVFAAVAVLGSVLLHRTRFGRYCYAIGSNERVARYSAIDVDRVQTLTYVLQGLCVSVATIIYVPRLGSASASTGVLWELEAIAAVIIGGTALRGGSGHVWGTVVGAVMLSTIGNVLNLTGFISEYLNGAVQGLIIIAAVLLQRSRGDER from the coding sequence ATGAGTGCACCCCTCCGCGCCGCGCCGCGCGCCCCCCGCTTCGACCTCCGCGCCTTGGGACCCCTTATCGGTCTCGTGGCGCTCTTTGTCGCGGGGGCGCTCATCAACCCCGTGTTCTTGTCGCCCACAAACCTCTTTAACGTCCTTACCCGAAGCGCTTTTATCGGGATCATCGCGGTCGGCGCGACCTTCGTCATCATCTCCGGCGGGCTCGACCTCTCGGTCGGTTCGATGGCGGCCTTTATCGCGGGGGTCATGATCATCGCCATGAATAGCGCCGTCGCGACCTTTGGCGCGGGGGTCGTGACGGTGCTTTTGGGGATCGGGGTCTCGCTGCTCTTGGGCCTTTTCGCGGGCCTCCTCAACGGGCTGATTATCACGCGGGGCAAGATCGCCGCCTTTATCGTCACCTTGGGAACGCTGGGGATCTTTCGCTCGCTCGTGACCTACCTGGCCGACGGCGGCACGCTGTCACTCGACTTCGGCGTGCGCGGGGTGTACGGCCCGGTCTACACGGGGTCGCTCTTGGGTGTCCCCTACCCCGTGTTGGTGTTTGCCGCCGTGGCCGTTTTGGGCAGCGTCCTCTTGCACCGCACCCGCTTCGGGCGCTACTGCTACGCCATCGGCTCGAACGAGCGGGTCGCGCGCTACTCGGCCATCGACGTCGACCGCGTGCAGACGTTGACCTACGTGCTCCAAGGGCTCTGCGTGTCGGTCGCGACCATTATCTACGTGCCGCGCCTCGGCTCCGCCTCGGCGAGCACGGGGGTGCTGTGGGAGCTCGAGGCGATCGCCGCGGTGATCATCGGCGGCACGGCGCTGCGCGGCGGCTCGGGGCACGTCTGGGGCACGGTGGTCGGTGCGGTGATGCTCTCGACCATCGGCAACGTCCTCAACTTGACCGGCTTTATCAGCGAGTACCTCAACGGCGCCGTGCAGGGCCTCATCATCATCGCGGCGGTGCTGCTGCAGCGGAGCCGAGGCGATGAGCGCTAG